In Desulfovibrio aminophilus DSM 12254, one DNA window encodes the following:
- the trhA gene encoding PAQR family membrane homeostasis protein TrhA, which produces MVRTRRLRDPMNGLTHCVGAGLSVVGLILLVIEACTPVRPWHLVTFSLFGAGLVLLYTASTLYHWLPLSEAGVRRLRRLDHAMIFVLIAATYTPICLIPLRGPWGWSLFGVIWGLALAGIAMKLCWLSAPRRLSTGIYLFMGWLCLAAIWPMLQTMPPGAFVWLAVGGASYTLGGLVYALKKPDPWPGLLGFHEIFHLFVMGGSLAHFWVMYAYLARMD; this is translated from the coding sequence ATGGTCCGAACCAGACGGCTGCGCGATCCCATGAACGGCCTGACCCACTGCGTGGGCGCGGGCCTCTCCGTGGTGGGCCTGATCCTGCTCGTGATCGAGGCCTGCACCCCGGTCCGCCCCTGGCACCTGGTGACCTTCTCGCTCTTCGGAGCCGGGCTCGTGCTGCTCTACACCGCCAGCACCCTCTACCACTGGCTGCCCTTGTCCGAGGCCGGGGTGCGCCGTCTGCGCCGCCTGGACCACGCCATGATCTTCGTGCTCATCGCGGCCACCTACACGCCCATCTGCCTCATCCCCCTGCGCGGGCCCTGGGGCTGGTCCCTGTTCGGCGTGATCTGGGGCCTGGCCCTGGCCGGGATCGCCATGAAACTCTGCTGGCTCTCGGCCCCCCGCCGCCTGTCCACGGGCATCTACCTCTTCATGGGCTGGCTCTGTCTGGCGGCGATCTGGCCCATGCTCCAGACCATGCCCCCGGGCGCGTTCGTCTGGCTGGCCGTGGGCGGGGCATCCTACACCCTGGGCGGGCTGGTCTACGCCCTGAAGAAGCCCGACCCCTGGCCGGGGCTGCTCGGGTTCCACGAAATCTTCCACCTCTTCGTCATGGGCGGCAGTCTGGCCCACTTCTGGGTCATGTACGCCTACCTGGCCCGCATGGACTGA
- the purU gene encoding formyltetrahydrofolate deformylase, with protein MNENAVARLRITCPDKPGIVAAVTNFLASHGANITALDQHTSDPEGGAFFMRLEFQTPRLDVTRGVLEDAFSEIVARPFQMDWRIGYSSDTKKAAILVSGQEHCLLELLWRWSRGELDCDVGMVVSNHPVLREPVEAFGVPFHYVPADGDKAAAEARMLELMEGRFDLLVLARYMRILSADFVSRFPSIINIHHSFLPAFVGADPYRQARERGVKLIGATAHYVTAELDGGPIIEQDVARVCHRHDVDALKDLGRDLERQVLARAVRWHLEDRIIVDRNKTVVFA; from the coding sequence ATGAACGAGAACGCCGTGGCGCGGCTGCGCATCACCTGCCCGGACAAACCCGGGATCGTGGCCGCCGTGACCAACTTCCTGGCCTCGCACGGGGCCAACATCACCGCCCTGGACCAGCACACCAGCGACCCCGAGGGCGGCGCATTCTTCATGCGCCTGGAGTTCCAGACCCCCCGCCTGGACGTGACCCGGGGCGTTCTGGAGGACGCCTTTTCCGAGATCGTGGCCCGGCCCTTCCAGATGGACTGGCGCATCGGCTATTCCAGCGACACCAAGAAGGCGGCCATCCTGGTCTCCGGCCAGGAGCACTGCCTGCTGGAGCTGCTCTGGCGCTGGTCCCGGGGCGAATTGGACTGCGACGTGGGCATGGTGGTCAGCAACCACCCGGTGCTGCGCGAACCCGTGGAGGCCTTCGGGGTGCCCTTCCACTACGTGCCCGCCGACGGCGACAAGGCTGCGGCCGAGGCGCGCATGTTGGAGCTCATGGAGGGCCGCTTCGACCTCCTGGTCCTGGCCCGCTACATGCGGATCCTTTCGGCGGACTTCGTCTCCCGCTTTCCGTCGATCATCAACATCCATCACTCCTTTCTGCCCGCCTTCGTGGGCGCGGACCCCTACCGTCAGGCCCGCGAACGCGGGGTGAAGCTCATCGGTGCCACGGCCCATTACGTGACCGCCGAGCTGGACGGCGGGCCGATCATAGAGCAGGATGTGGCCAGGGTCTGCCATCGTCACGACGTGGACGCGCTCAAGGATCTGGGCCGCGACCTGGAGCGTCAGGTTCTGGCGCGGGCCGTGCGCTGGCACCTGGAAGACCGGATCATCGTGGACCGCAACAAAACCGTGGTGTTCGCCTGA